In a genomic window of Helianthus annuus cultivar XRQ/B chromosome 10, HanXRQr2.0-SUNRISE, whole genome shotgun sequence:
- the LOC110884869 gene encoding uncharacterized protein LOC110884869, producing the protein MRPNQKNMVIRIITTPFRAIRKAKDFYIRSITDCANHTNYGVAAASLGNPMSRNSSTSSFGSSNAAAEDLRELIRANSTTRNDLDITRADLELYIKQHVATAKGSRRVPRSVSVGMGRIDEEAPVSSFGDDADLGRKVKSDHLMFPRSRSHAVTNSDHKFTRFSF; encoded by the coding sequence ATGAGACCCAACCAAAAGAACATGGTAATCAGAATCATCACAACACCATTTAGAGCCATCCGCAAAGCCAAAGATTTCTACATCCGGAGCATCACGGACTGCGCCAACCACACCAACTACGGTGTGGCCGCAGCGAGCCTCGGGAACCCTATGTCCCGAAACTCCAGCACGAGCTCATTTGGCTCCAGCAACGCTGCAGCCGAAGATCTCCGGGAGCTCATCAGAGCCAACTCCACCACGCGTAATGATCTTGACATTACCCGAGCTGACCTGGAGTTGTACATAAAGCAACACGTGGCGACCGCAAAGGGGTCTAGGAGGGTGCCTAGGAGTGTGAGTGTTGGGATGGGGAGGATTGATGAAGAGGCTCCGGTTTCGAGTTTTGGTGATGATGCGGATTTGGGTCGGAAGGTAAAGAGTGATCATTTGATGTTTCCTAGGAGTAGGTCTCATGCCGTCACAAATAGTGACCACAAGTTTACTAGATTTTcattttag